The genomic interval CCATCGCCGCCCCAGCTCCTCGGCGGTTTCGCCGGTTGTGTTAGAGCCGGAAAAGATGTCCAGCACGATGTCGTCCGGGTCAGTCAAAAAATTGATGAAGAACCGCGGCAACTGCTTAGGGAAACGCGCGGGATGCGGGTCGAATCCGAATGCCTTGCAGTGGCGAATATGAATGGAGTTGCTTTCAGTATTTGGGTACTGCAACAGGTTTGAAGGTATTGCTCCGCCATTATCCGTGCCAAACCGTTCGCTGATGTCATGACCAGATGGCCGGTCCTTCGGCCGATAGAACTTGCTTGGATCTTTAATCAGCTTCTTCATGCGCTCGCTGTAGGGGGCGAGCACCTTGGTCACATCGGCCTTCGGATTTTCCGTTTTCGACAACCACCAGACGGTGTTAACCGAGTCTTTTGCGCGAATCTTTCGCTTGTTCACCCATTCAATCGGCGACGGAAGCTTTGCTGGGTTGGACCAGAAGAATTCCTCGGCGAGATGAAATCCATGCTCATCGCACATCCGCAGCAAGACTCGAAAATTATAAAGAGAACGGACAGGCCGCCCCTTCTGATATGCCCCCCCAAGATCAATGACGAACGACCCCGTATCTTTTAGCACCTTCTTCACAAGCGGAGCGAAAGACAGCAGCCAATCAACGTAATCGCCTTGCTCCAGATTGCCGTATGCCTTCTGCCTGAGCAGAGCGAACGGCGGTGACGTGATGACCAGGTCGACTGAATTCTCAGGATGCGTCGGAAGATAGTCTTCCGACCGGCCGACGATCATCGCACCCAACCTGGTTCGGTAGAGCTCCTCAAACGAATCCGGCATCAATTAATCCTTTAGCCTACTGGCATCGGGACATCGCAACAGTCGCCCGAAGCGATCCGCCAGAAGGTCCAGTCTGTAGACCATGCATTACGTAACTCAGAGTCTGTAGACCTATGAGTTACCCGACCCGACACTGCCCGTCAATGGAATCATGATACGCAATAACGAGCGATGCTGTGAATGACCTTCGTTCCCGCTTCGGAGCCAATCTGAGGAAAGTCCGAGTGGCAAAGGGCTTTTCGCAGGAAGCCCTCGCCGACAGGGCCGATTTGCATCGGACGTACGTGAGTAGCGTTGAGCGGGGCGAAAGGAATGTCACTCTCGAAACAATCGAGAAGCTTGCCGTGGCCCTGAGCGTTTCCATGGCAAAGCTCATGCCCGACTAATGAGGGACGGACAGTTCGTGGGTTCGAAGAAGCGCAAATTGCCGATTTTCCGGCACCACGCCGATAAGGCAGAATTGGACGCTCTTTTCCCACACTTGCGCGCGCTCCAAGTGCTTGCACTACGCCATGGTATACGCGACGTCTTTCAAGACAATGGCGGAAAGTACCTACAGCTCGCGCTCGTTACCGGACTGCGGCTGCTAAAGCCTCGCGAAGGAAACGATGCGGTCGACGAATCCGGGCGCGAGTACGAAATCAAGACCTTAAATGCCGACGTCGTTAAGAGCTTCACGACACACCATCACCTAAACCCGACAATCCTAAAAAAATACCGGTCCGTTGATTGGATCTTCGCGGTTTATCGTGGGATCGAACTCGAAGCTGTCTACTATTTGCCGGTGTCGTCTTTAGAACCGTTCTTTTTGCAATGGGAATCCAAATGGAACGCCTCTCAAAAGGACATTAATAATCCGAAGATCCCGCTAAACTTCGTCGAACAGAAAGGGCAGCGGATTTATCCGCCACGCACCTGAACGAGCCAGGCAGCCTCTGCTGACACCTGACAAGCATTCGAAACGGCTCTCTCCAGATCGGCGAATCGAGCCCTCCCATGAAAACCCTCACCAAAGAACTGTGGTTGGAAGTGCCTGAACGGCGGGCGATTGTTTCGATCCACCAGGAAGTGTCGCGGCTCGTCGCCGAGAGCGGCGTTCAGGATGGGCTGGTGCTCGTTAACGCGATGCACATCACGGCGAGCGTGTTTATTAACGACAACGAGTCGGGGCTGCATCACGACTACGAGGTGTGGCTCGAAAAGCTCGCACCATTTGATGCCTCGTCCAAGACGTACCATCACAATCGCACCGGCGAAGATAATGCCGACGCCCACATGAAGCGGCAAGTCATGGGACGCGAGGTCGTCGTGGCGATCACCAAAGGGCAACTCCACCTCGGCCCGTGGGAACACATCTTCTATTACGAGTTCGACGGCCGCCGCCGCAAACGCGTGCTCGTGAAAATTATCGGCGAGTAGCAGCATCAAGCGCCTGTGGCGCGGTCACCGTTAACCGCCTGCGGCCCCGGGCTCACAGAGCCCGGCTACAGAAGAGGCAGCCGAAGGATTCGATCGCGATCGATTAGCTGGCATGGGCATGCTGTCGCCGGATGCGATCAACCGCACGTGCTGGCACCACGTGTCGAAAACGTCAGCCAATCGCGCTCGCCTGCGATTGTCGTGACGGGTTAAAACAGCCGGGCGTGCTTCTGGAGAATTTCAGCCCTGCCAACGAAGGAACGTACTGATGCAGACTCTTCGCACAACGAATTATCACAAATGGATTCTCGCCGCCGCGATCGCGCTGACCTTGGGCGGCACCTTGCTGATGGCCGATCGATATGTCGGTCACGCTGTGGCCGCGCCCGAGAAACCGGTCGGCGATCATTGGCAGAACTTCGATGGCCATTGGAGCTACTGGCACGAAGGGGACAAGCGCTGGTACTACACCGACGGCAAACATTGGTACTACAACAACGGCACGAGCTGGGCCGTCTATCAATTCGACAAGCTGTTCGGTCTGAACGGCTTTCACCACGGCGACTATCATCCGCCGGGACCCGAAGTGAAGGTCGTCGTCCCCACGCACAGCGTGTGGCATCGGTAAACGAACTAGACGATCGATTGGCCGATGGCCCATCGAAGCGACGGTAACACGAAACTGCATAGGGACCGCTCACGAACGTGACGCGGTCCCTTTTTTGTTGATAGGGGGCGGCGGAACGGCCCTGCCCCCTGCCTTGTTCCGCTGGGGCAGCGCGGATAACTTACGGGTTCGCTGGCGGCGCCCCGGGCGGATGGGGGGCCGGACCATAATTCTTTGCTCCCAAGCGAACGCTGGCCCTCACCCTTCCCTCTCCCAGAGGGAGAGGGGTTTTGATGGCGGCGCTCTCACCTTTACGAGGTGTGGCGAACGAGGACAGTTTGGGCGCGGCGCCGAACGCCAGCGTTCGGCAGTATCAATATCTAAACATCACGCAAATACAACGCACGTCCCATCAAAAAGATCATCATGAGCGATCCCTATTTTCAATCCCTGTTCGCCGAGCGCATCGGCGGGGCCAATTACGGCAAGGGAACCGAGATCTATAAGTTCGAAAAGATCAAACGCGCTAAGCGCAAGGCTCTGGCCGACCATCCCGAGCGGAAGCTGGTCGATTTCGGCATCGGCGAAAATGACGAAATGGCCCCCGAGTCGATCCGCGCCCTGATGACGCGCGAGATCAATCAGCCGGCCAATCGCGGTTATGCAGATAATGGCGTGGCCGAATTCAAAGAATCGGTCGCCCGGCTGATGAAGCGCCGCTTCGGCGTCGAGCTCGATCCGGCCACCGAAGTGAACCATTGCATTGGCTCAAAAACGGCGCTGGCCATGTTGCCGGCCGCCTTCATCAATCCCGGCGACGTCACGCTGATGACCGTCCCTGGCTACCCGGTGGCCGGCACGCATACCAAGTATTACGGCGGCGAAGTGTATCGACTGCCGCTCAAGGAAGAGAACGGCTTTCTGCCCGACCTGGAATCGATCCCGGCCGACATCGTGCGGCGTGCCAAGCTGCTGGTGATCAACTACCCGAACAGCCCGACCGGTCGCGTCGCCACGCGTGATTTCTACTCGCGCGTGATCGATTTCGCCAAGCGCAATCAGATCGTGGTCGTGCAGGACGCGGCGCACATCTTCCTGAGCTACGACGGAGAGCCGCTCAGCTTTTTGTCAGTGCCTGGCGCGAAGGACGTGGGCGTCGAAGTCCACTCGCTGTCGAAGGGCTATCACATGATCGGCTGGCGGCTGGGCTGGGTCTGTGGCAATGCCAAGATCGTGCAGGCGTTGGCCGATATTAAGGACAACAGCGACTCGGGCCAGTTCATCGCCATTCAAAAAGCCGGCGCCGCGGCGCTCGACGACGATAACATCACGGCCCAGGTGCGTAAGAAATACGAGCGCCGCTTGCGGAAGCTGGTCGACGTGCTGACTCGCTGCGGCTTCGATTGCAAAATGCCGGGCGGGACCTACTTCCTGTACACGCGCAGCCCGAAGGGAATCAAGAACGGCCCGCAATTCGACACGGCCGAGGCGGCCAGCCAGTACCTGATCACCGAACATTCGATCTGCACAGTCCCGTGGGACGATGCCGGCGCGTATCTGCGATTCTCGGTCACGTACGAAGGCGCGGACGAAGCGGCCGAAGACGCATTGATGGCCGAGACCGAAAAACGTCTGCAGCAGATTCAGCCGGTTTTTTGAAGCTGCTGACTTGGACCCAGCGGCGGCGTGCTCGGTGTCGTCGAGCTGACCTCGCAGCACCCTCACCCTGACTTCTCCCAGAGGGAGAGGGGTTTCTCACGCCCGTACCCTACCGCCTGCGATTCAAACGAGAATCTGTCGGCGCGACGGCGCGATCACTCTTTCTTCAACTTGTCGCGTGTGACGACCATGTAAATCGAATCGCCGCGGGCGACTTCTTTGCCGTCTTCGCTGCGGACGATGCTCTCGGCATGAATGATCTGCCGGCCGGAGCGCGTGACTGTCGATTCGCAATAGAGCGTTCCTTCGGACACCGGGCGAAAGAACTTCACGCGCAAGTCGATCGACACGATGGCCGCGTTGCCGTCGTGCAAATGCACGTTCGTTAGCAGGATGGCGTGCGCGATGCCCGTGTCGATCAGCGTGGCGATGATGCCACCGTGCATGATCATGGCAGGCTGCGTCAGATCGGGCCGGTATTGGATCTTCAGCATCGACCAGCCTGGCCGCATGTCGACGATTTCCATGCCGATCAACTTGAAGAACGGCCAGTCGCGGGCTTTTTCCAGAATGGCCTCGCGCGCTTTTAGCACCGCGGGATCGTCAGGCAGCTCGGGGGCGGTCATGCAATCATGCTCCGAGGAGAGTCATAAACGTGGGTTTGGTCGTATGGTAGGCGACGATCAGATGCCCGGCCAGTGTCGAAGAAACGCCTAATAAGAATGAGCCTGCCGCGGCACTTCACTCTCGTCGCAGGCGCCCCATAATACAGCCGGACACTTTCGCAGCCCCTGTCCATTCCTCGCGCGCTCGAATCACGGAAGTTCTCGCTATGAAAATGTTTCTCGCCGGTCGCTGGCTTGATAAAGCACAACAATCGCAGGTCAAGAATCCGTTCGATGGGTCGGTGATCGATACCGTACCCAAGGCGGATGCGGCCGACGTCGAAGCGGCGCTGGCCGGCGCCGTAAACGGCGCCGCCGACATGCGCGGCACGACGGGCTATCAGCGGTACGAAATTCTGCACCGCGCTAGCGAGATCATGCGGACTCGCGCCGACGAACTCGGCCGGCTGATCAGCCAGG from Pirellulales bacterium carries:
- a CDS encoding helix-turn-helix transcriptional regulator, coding for MNDLRSRFGANLRKVRVAKGFSQEALADRADLHRTYVSSVERGERNVTLETIEKLAVALSVSMAKLMPD
- a CDS encoding site-specific DNA-methyltransferase; amino-acid sequence: MPDSFEELYRTRLGAMIVGRSEDYLPTHPENSVDLVITSPPFALLRQKAYGNLEQGDYVDWLLSFAPLVKKVLKDTGSFVIDLGGAYQKGRPVRSLYNFRVLLRMCDEHGFHLAEEFFWSNPAKLPSPIEWVNKRKIRAKDSVNTVWWLSKTENPKADVTKVLAPYSERMKKLIKDPSKFYRPKDRPSGHDISERFGTDNGGAIPSNLLQYPNTESNSIHIRHCKAFGFDPHPARFPKQLPRFFINFLTDPDDIVLDIFSGSNTTGETAEELGRRWLGVELNREYAITSAFRFMDGWSEDEIGAFIAAAKAGKNHLKVHAPQTVLF
- a CDS encoding LL-diaminopimelate aminotransferase; translated protein: MSDPYFQSLFAERIGGANYGKGTEIYKFEKIKRAKRKALADHPERKLVDFGIGENDEMAPESIRALMTREINQPANRGYADNGVAEFKESVARLMKRRFGVELDPATEVNHCIGSKTALAMLPAAFINPGDVTLMTVPGYPVAGTHTKYYGGEVYRLPLKEENGFLPDLESIPADIVRRAKLLVINYPNSPTGRVATRDFYSRVIDFAKRNQIVVVQDAAHIFLSYDGEPLSFLSVPGAKDVGVEVHSLSKGYHMIGWRLGWVCGNAKIVQALADIKDNSDSGQFIAIQKAGAAALDDDNITAQVRKKYERRLRKLVDVLTRCGFDCKMPGGTYFLYTRSPKGIKNGPQFDTAEAASQYLITEHSICTVPWDDAGAYLRFSVTYEGADEAAEDALMAETEKRLQQIQPVF
- a CDS encoding PaaI family thioesterase, producing MTAPELPDDPAVLKAREAILEKARDWPFFKLIGMEIVDMRPGWSMLKIQYRPDLTQPAMIMHGGIIATLIDTGIAHAILLTNVHLHDGNAAIVSIDLRVKFFRPVSEGTLYCESTVTRSGRQIIHAESIVRSEDGKEVARGDSIYMVVTRDKLKKE
- a CDS encoding secondary thiamine-phosphate synthase enzyme YjbQ is translated as MKTLTKELWLEVPERRAIVSIHQEVSRLVAESGVQDGLVLVNAMHITASVFINDNESGLHHDYEVWLEKLAPFDASSKTYHHNRTGEDNADAHMKRQVMGREVVVAITKGQLHLGPWEHIFYYEFDGRRRKRVLVKIIGE